The following proteins come from a genomic window of Salvia hispanica cultivar TCC Black 2014 chromosome 4, UniMelb_Shisp_WGS_1.0, whole genome shotgun sequence:
- the LOC125221975 gene encoding sterol 3-beta-glucosyltransferase UGT80B1 isoform X1, with translation MRTKPIAVFMAFGTKGDVYPIAAIAAAFASDQKHYEVAFVTHSAHENMKGHLGAKQISYFSISSPPALSFYQNHDHGDSIDESFPRQKKEITRKHRQECVSVVERIYEEDPVMDGDLIFINFFALEGWSLAELFHVRCVVAAPYVVPYSAPTSFERQFRNELPLLYKYLREAPTGKIGWEDVIHWMWPLFTEDWGKWRSLDLNLSFLPFTDPVTDLPTWHDRPSSPLLLRYGFSQEVVECPGYWPSAVRVCGFWFLPAEWQFSCARCAEISSLISQRQLNDGKHWCPNHAKLKSFLDSSEDHLIFISLSSVGSMGYFQSPQIFLRVLRNVLSISSHRFILFSAGYGPLDTAINLLAQRPQSASEQVQSSEIQISLFDGRLFCFSGEIPYNLLFPKCAAVIHHGGSGTTAAALRAGVSQVICPFILDQFYWAERMFWLGVASEPLNASSVLPDKDDDSCISGAANVLVQAINKALSPQVKSRAKEIADRISTEDGVSTALRIIKEEIIDAK, from the exons AACATGAAAGGTCACTTGGGAGCAAAGCAAATTTCATACTTCTCAATTTCTTCACCGCCTGCTTTGTCTTTCTATCAAAACCATGATCATGGAG ACTCTATTGATGAGTCTTTTCCACGACAGAAGAAAGAGATTACAAGAAAACACAGACAAGAATGTGTTTCAGTTGTTGAAAGGATATATGAAGAGGATCCAGTAATGGATGGCGATCTTATCTTCATAAATTTCTTTGCCCTG GAAGGCTGGAGTCTTGCCGAACTTTTTCATGTCCGATGTGTTGTTGCTGCTCCTTATGTTGTTCCATACAG TGCACCCACTTCTTTCGAACGCCAGTTTAGGAATGAACTTCCTCTTCTGTACAAATATCTTCGAGAAGCTCCGACCGGTAAG ATTGGGTGGGAAGATGTCATCCACTGGATGTGGCCACTTTTCACTGAAGATTGGGGGAAGTGGAGAAGCCTGGATCTGAATTTAAGCTTCCTGCCCTTTACG GATCCTGTAACTGACCTACCAACATGGCATGATAGACCTTCATCTCCCCTGCTACT CAGATATGGATTTAGTCAAGAAGTTGTTGAATGCCCTG GTTACTGGCCATCTGCAGTTCGGGTTTGTGGCTTTTGGTTTCTACCTGCTGAATGGCAGTTCTCTTGTGCCAGATGTGCAGAAATCTCATCTTTGATTTCCCAAAGGCAATTGAATGATGGAAAACATTGGTGTCCAAATCATGCAAAATTGAAGTCTTTCCTGGATTCTTCAGAAGATCACCTTATTTTCATAAGTCTTAGTTCTGTTGGTAG CATGGGTTACTTCCAAAGTCCTCAGATTTTCTTACGGGTCCTTAGAAATGTTCTAAGTATTTCAAGTCATAGATTCATTTTGTTCTCGGCTGGCTATGGACCTTTAGATACTGCAATCAATTTGCTTGCTCAGAGACCACAATCCGCTTCAGAGCAAGTGCAATCTAGTGAAATCCAGATAAGCCTTTTTGATGGCCGACTGTTTTGCTTTTCTGG TGAAATACCATACAACTTGCTATTTCCCAAATGTGCCGCTGTTATTCATCACGGTGGAAG TGGGACAACCGCTGCTGCTCTGCGCGCTGGAGTTTCTCAG GTTATCTGTCCGTTTATCCTAGATCAATTTTATTGGGCCGAGAGAATGTTCTGGCTGGGTGTCGCCTCTGAGCCACTCAATGCTAGTTCCGTGCTCCCAGATAAAGACGATGATAGCTGCATATCAGGAGCTGCTAATGTGCTCGTTCAGGCAATCAATAAGGCATTGTCTCCTCAAGTCAAATCGCGTGCAAAAGAGATCGCTGATAGAATTTCCACTGAG GATGGTGTTTCAACAGCTTTGCGGATAATCAAAGAAGAAATTATCGATGCAAAATGA
- the LOC125221975 gene encoding sterol 3-beta-glucosyltransferase UGT80B1 isoform X3 produces the protein MRTKPIAVFMAFGTKGDVYPIAAIAAAFASDQKHYEVAFVTHSAHENMKGHLGAKQISYFSISSPPALSFYQNHDHGDSIDESFPRQKKEITRKHRQECVSVVERIYEEDPVMDGDLIFINFFALEGWSLAELFHVRCVVAAPYVVPYSAPTSFERQFRNELPLLYKYLREAPTGKIGWEDVIHWMWPLFTEDWGKWRSLDLNLSFLPFTDPVTDLPTWHDRPSSPLLLYGFSQEVVECPGYWPSAVRVCGFWFLPAEWQFSCARCAEISSLISQRQLNDGKHWCPNHAKLKSFLDSSEDHLIFISLSSVGSMGYFQSPQIFLRVLRNVLSISSHRFILFSAGYGPLDTAINLLAQRPQSASEQVQSSEIQISLFDGRLFCFSGEIPYNLLFPKCAAVIHHGGSGTTAAALRAGVSQVICPFILDQFYWAERMFWLGVASEPLNASSVLPDKDDDSCISGAANVLVQAINKALSPQVKSRAKEIADRISTEDGVSTALRIIKEEIIDAK, from the exons AACATGAAAGGTCACTTGGGAGCAAAGCAAATTTCATACTTCTCAATTTCTTCACCGCCTGCTTTGTCTTTCTATCAAAACCATGATCATGGAG ACTCTATTGATGAGTCTTTTCCACGACAGAAGAAAGAGATTACAAGAAAACACAGACAAGAATGTGTTTCAGTTGTTGAAAGGATATATGAAGAGGATCCAGTAATGGATGGCGATCTTATCTTCATAAATTTCTTTGCCCTG GAAGGCTGGAGTCTTGCCGAACTTTTTCATGTCCGATGTGTTGTTGCTGCTCCTTATGTTGTTCCATACAG TGCACCCACTTCTTTCGAACGCCAGTTTAGGAATGAACTTCCTCTTCTGTACAAATATCTTCGAGAAGCTCCGACCGGTAAG ATTGGGTGGGAAGATGTCATCCACTGGATGTGGCCACTTTTCACTGAAGATTGGGGGAAGTGGAGAAGCCTGGATCTGAATTTAAGCTTCCTGCCCTTTACG GATCCTGTAACTGACCTACCAACATGGCATGATAGACCTTCATCTCCCCTGCTACT ATATGGATTTAGTCAAGAAGTTGTTGAATGCCCTG GTTACTGGCCATCTGCAGTTCGGGTTTGTGGCTTTTGGTTTCTACCTGCTGAATGGCAGTTCTCTTGTGCCAGATGTGCAGAAATCTCATCTTTGATTTCCCAAAGGCAATTGAATGATGGAAAACATTGGTGTCCAAATCATGCAAAATTGAAGTCTTTCCTGGATTCTTCAGAAGATCACCTTATTTTCATAAGTCTTAGTTCTGTTGGTAG CATGGGTTACTTCCAAAGTCCTCAGATTTTCTTACGGGTCCTTAGAAATGTTCTAAGTATTTCAAGTCATAGATTCATTTTGTTCTCGGCTGGCTATGGACCTTTAGATACTGCAATCAATTTGCTTGCTCAGAGACCACAATCCGCTTCAGAGCAAGTGCAATCTAGTGAAATCCAGATAAGCCTTTTTGATGGCCGACTGTTTTGCTTTTCTGG TGAAATACCATACAACTTGCTATTTCCCAAATGTGCCGCTGTTATTCATCACGGTGGAAG TGGGACAACCGCTGCTGCTCTGCGCGCTGGAGTTTCTCAG GTTATCTGTCCGTTTATCCTAGATCAATTTTATTGGGCCGAGAGAATGTTCTGGCTGGGTGTCGCCTCTGAGCCACTCAATGCTAGTTCCGTGCTCCCAGATAAAGACGATGATAGCTGCATATCAGGAGCTGCTAATGTGCTCGTTCAGGCAATCAATAAGGCATTGTCTCCTCAAGTCAAATCGCGTGCAAAAGAGATCGCTGATAGAATTTCCACTGAG GATGGTGTTTCAACAGCTTTGCGGATAATCAAAGAAGAAATTATCGATGCAAAATGA
- the LOC125221975 gene encoding sterol 3-beta-glucosyltransferase UGT80B1 isoform X2, whose product MRTKPIAVFMAFGTKGDVYPIAAIAAAFASDQKHYEVAFVTHSAHENMKGHLGAKQISYFSISSPPALSFYQNHDHGDSIDESFPRQKKEITRKHRQECVSVVERIYEEDPVMDGDLIFINFFALAGVLPNFFMSDVLLLLLMLFHTASAPTSFERQFRNELPLLYKYLREAPTGKIGWEDVIHWMWPLFTEDWGKWRSLDLNLSFLPFTDPVTDLPTWHDRPSSPLLLRYGFSQEVVECPGYWPSAVRVCGFWFLPAEWQFSCARCAEISSLISQRQLNDGKHWCPNHAKLKSFLDSSEDHLIFISLSSVGSMGYFQSPQIFLRVLRNVLSISSHRFILFSAGYGPLDTAINLLAQRPQSASEQVQSSEIQISLFDGRLFCFSGEIPYNLLFPKCAAVIHHGGSGTTAAALRAGVSQVICPFILDQFYWAERMFWLGVASEPLNASSVLPDKDDDSCISGAANVLVQAINKALSPQVKSRAKEIADRISTEDGVSTALRIIKEEIIDAK is encoded by the exons AACATGAAAGGTCACTTGGGAGCAAAGCAAATTTCATACTTCTCAATTTCTTCACCGCCTGCTTTGTCTTTCTATCAAAACCATGATCATGGAG ACTCTATTGATGAGTCTTTTCCACGACAGAAGAAAGAGATTACAAGAAAACACAGACAAGAATGTGTTTCAGTTGTTGAAAGGATATATGAAGAGGATCCAGTAATGGATGGCGATCTTATCTTCATAAATTTCTTTGCCCTG GCTGGAGTCTTGCCGAACTTTTTCATGTCCGATGTGTTGTTGCTGCTCCTTATGTTGTTCCATACAG CTAGTGCACCCACTTCTTTCGAACGCCAGTTTAGGAATGAACTTCCTCTTCTGTACAAATATCTTCGAGAAGCTCCGACCGGTAAG ATTGGGTGGGAAGATGTCATCCACTGGATGTGGCCACTTTTCACTGAAGATTGGGGGAAGTGGAGAAGCCTGGATCTGAATTTAAGCTTCCTGCCCTTTACG GATCCTGTAACTGACCTACCAACATGGCATGATAGACCTTCATCTCCCCTGCTACT CAGATATGGATTTAGTCAAGAAGTTGTTGAATGCCCTG GTTACTGGCCATCTGCAGTTCGGGTTTGTGGCTTTTGGTTTCTACCTGCTGAATGGCAGTTCTCTTGTGCCAGATGTGCAGAAATCTCATCTTTGATTTCCCAAAGGCAATTGAATGATGGAAAACATTGGTGTCCAAATCATGCAAAATTGAAGTCTTTCCTGGATTCTTCAGAAGATCACCTTATTTTCATAAGTCTTAGTTCTGTTGGTAG CATGGGTTACTTCCAAAGTCCTCAGATTTTCTTACGGGTCCTTAGAAATGTTCTAAGTATTTCAAGTCATAGATTCATTTTGTTCTCGGCTGGCTATGGACCTTTAGATACTGCAATCAATTTGCTTGCTCAGAGACCACAATCCGCTTCAGAGCAAGTGCAATCTAGTGAAATCCAGATAAGCCTTTTTGATGGCCGACTGTTTTGCTTTTCTGG TGAAATACCATACAACTTGCTATTTCCCAAATGTGCCGCTGTTATTCATCACGGTGGAAG TGGGACAACCGCTGCTGCTCTGCGCGCTGGAGTTTCTCAG GTTATCTGTCCGTTTATCCTAGATCAATTTTATTGGGCCGAGAGAATGTTCTGGCTGGGTGTCGCCTCTGAGCCACTCAATGCTAGTTCCGTGCTCCCAGATAAAGACGATGATAGCTGCATATCAGGAGCTGCTAATGTGCTCGTTCAGGCAATCAATAAGGCATTGTCTCCTCAAGTCAAATCGCGTGCAAAAGAGATCGCTGATAGAATTTCCACTGAG GATGGTGTTTCAACAGCTTTGCGGATAATCAAAGAAGAAATTATCGATGCAAAATGA
- the LOC125221975 gene encoding sterol 3-beta-glucosyltransferase isoform X4: MRTKPIAVFMAFGTKGDVYPIAAIAAAFASDQKHYEVAFVTHSAHENMKGHLGAKQISYFSISSPPALSFYQNHDHGDSIDESFPRQKKEITRKHRQECVSVVERIYEEDPVMDGDLIFINFFALEGWSLAELFHVRCVVAAPYVVPYSAPTSFERQFRNELPLLYKYLREAPTGKIGWEDVIHWMWPLFTEDWGKWRSLDLNLSFLPFTDPVTDLPTWHDRPSSPLLLRYGFSQEVVECPGYWPSAVRVCGFWFLPAEWQFSCARCAEISSLISQRQLNDGKHWCPNHAKLKSFLDSSEDHLIFISLSSVGSMGYFQSPQIFLRVLRNVLSISSHRFILFSAGYGPLDTAINLLAQRPQSASEQVQSSEIQISLFDGRLFCFSGEIPYNLLFPKCAAVIHHGGSGTTAAALRAGVSQIKTMIAAYQELLMCSFRQSIRHCLLKSNRVQKRSLIEFPLRMVFQQLCG; this comes from the exons AACATGAAAGGTCACTTGGGAGCAAAGCAAATTTCATACTTCTCAATTTCTTCACCGCCTGCTTTGTCTTTCTATCAAAACCATGATCATGGAG ACTCTATTGATGAGTCTTTTCCACGACAGAAGAAAGAGATTACAAGAAAACACAGACAAGAATGTGTTTCAGTTGTTGAAAGGATATATGAAGAGGATCCAGTAATGGATGGCGATCTTATCTTCATAAATTTCTTTGCCCTG GAAGGCTGGAGTCTTGCCGAACTTTTTCATGTCCGATGTGTTGTTGCTGCTCCTTATGTTGTTCCATACAG TGCACCCACTTCTTTCGAACGCCAGTTTAGGAATGAACTTCCTCTTCTGTACAAATATCTTCGAGAAGCTCCGACCGGTAAG ATTGGGTGGGAAGATGTCATCCACTGGATGTGGCCACTTTTCACTGAAGATTGGGGGAAGTGGAGAAGCCTGGATCTGAATTTAAGCTTCCTGCCCTTTACG GATCCTGTAACTGACCTACCAACATGGCATGATAGACCTTCATCTCCCCTGCTACT CAGATATGGATTTAGTCAAGAAGTTGTTGAATGCCCTG GTTACTGGCCATCTGCAGTTCGGGTTTGTGGCTTTTGGTTTCTACCTGCTGAATGGCAGTTCTCTTGTGCCAGATGTGCAGAAATCTCATCTTTGATTTCCCAAAGGCAATTGAATGATGGAAAACATTGGTGTCCAAATCATGCAAAATTGAAGTCTTTCCTGGATTCTTCAGAAGATCACCTTATTTTCATAAGTCTTAGTTCTGTTGGTAG CATGGGTTACTTCCAAAGTCCTCAGATTTTCTTACGGGTCCTTAGAAATGTTCTAAGTATTTCAAGTCATAGATTCATTTTGTTCTCGGCTGGCTATGGACCTTTAGATACTGCAATCAATTTGCTTGCTCAGAGACCACAATCCGCTTCAGAGCAAGTGCAATCTAGTGAAATCCAGATAAGCCTTTTTGATGGCCGACTGTTTTGCTTTTCTGG TGAAATACCATACAACTTGCTATTTCCCAAATGTGCCGCTGTTATTCATCACGGTGGAAG TGGGACAACCGCTGCTGCTCTGCGCGCTGGAGTTTCTCAG ATAAAGACGATGATAGCTGCATATCAGGAGCTGCTAATGTGCTCGTTCAGGCAATCAATAAGGCATTGTCTCCTCAAGTCAAATCGCGTGCAAAAGAGATCGCTGATAGAATTTCCACTGAG GATGGTGTTTCAACAGCTTTGCGGATAA